A section of the Leptospira kobayashii genome encodes:
- the mfd gene encoding transcription-repair coupling factor has translation MSLDYKEIFKQLKKSEVSLSGIPESAHSLITSELFKEIPGNDHYVVILPTNQEAEAFYRELLSFLPNDIIYLFSGPENIPYEYTKWQTEWKRDRILSINRIFSDKKAIFITSVSSILRKIPHKKSLRGKSVLLQQGKDFVLSKLITELVRLGYHREEVCEQFGHFSLKGGILDIYTPYSNHPVRIDFFGDTVDEIRTYDPNTQKSIQKIEEVLITAANESVPSMDEIQKYKSILEENAEKRLPIEEENVIIEEHLPLVRLHEGILHLFDSKPVFIFPKYQESKERAFGMKREYETLFEKKKDESLCLEPKELLSFDEEWSLLTEENYPSVHFHLLPEKENNIPVFPLSESRSFRGKIREAKEYFDEILASDDQAKILITSSFAAQLSRLQGLFPDDKITTLNPESDEPKQIDIFSKKPGLYLAISDLRKGFSVADEHLFVFTDNDLFGRQYKRKTRYKKQASQMIESFIDLKEGDYVVHVNHGVGRFVKIERTKADGKERDFLKLEYSGQDTLFVPLDQISLVQKYIGGTDSPRLDTLGKNSWKKAKERVQESVDKLAEDLVLMYSNRMKLNGFSFPPDTIWQEEFEAAFEFEETPDQISAIESVKQDLESSRPMDRLVCGDVGYGKTEVAIRAAFKVIMAGKQVMLLTPTTILALQHFNTFKLRYENYPIKLGFISRFRSPSEIKEDLRLFGEGKIDMLIGTHAILSSKVKPKNLGLLVIDEEQKFGVNHKEAIKKFKQLVDVLTLTATPIPRTLHMALTGIRELSIISTPPKNRQSVETYVLEEDDVLIQEAIRKEMERGGQIFYLYNRVESIEEEANYVRSLVPEAAVGILHGQLTEDEIEETLVDFYHRKYDILVTTTIIESGIDMPNVNTLIVKKADMFGLSQLYQIRGRVGRSDRKAFAYLFYPSKKLITELAEKRLNTIFEYQELGSGFKVAMRDLEIRGAGNLLGKEQSGDIMEVGFDLYVRMLEEAISRVKGEEVHVEVRTAVNLSTNFYLPDEFIPDTKQKIEFYKRFEGAGNLDEIEELSLEMEDRFGELPTIANTFVELEKIRTLSSTLGFESVSEKGEEVRFKCGTYFRGNPDKIIQALGKFPGLLIHPQEPSILRYSPNEKDDLKKIKKLLSLLIFLSLDQPPVVKK, from the coding sequence ATTTCTCTTGATTATAAAGAGATTTTCAAACAATTAAAAAAATCGGAAGTGAGTTTAAGTGGGATTCCCGAATCCGCTCATTCCCTAATAACATCCGAGTTATTCAAAGAGATTCCAGGTAACGATCATTATGTTGTGATCTTGCCTACCAATCAGGAAGCGGAAGCGTTTTATCGCGAGCTTTTGAGTTTTTTACCGAATGATATCATCTATTTATTTTCAGGCCCGGAAAATATTCCTTACGAATATACCAAATGGCAAACGGAATGGAAAAGAGACCGAATTCTTTCCATCAATCGGATATTTTCCGATAAAAAAGCGATCTTTATTACATCCGTATCTTCCATACTCAGAAAAATTCCGCATAAGAAGAGTTTGCGGGGAAAATCCGTTTTACTGCAACAAGGAAAGGATTTTGTATTATCCAAATTGATAACGGAACTGGTACGTTTGGGTTATCACAGGGAAGAAGTTTGCGAACAATTCGGTCATTTCAGTTTGAAAGGCGGAATTTTGGATATATACACTCCTTATTCGAATCATCCGGTGAGGATCGATTTTTTCGGAGATACTGTGGATGAAATCCGAACATATGATCCCAATACTCAAAAATCGATTCAAAAAATCGAAGAGGTTCTCATCACCGCCGCGAACGAATCGGTTCCGAGTATGGATGAGATCCAAAAATACAAATCCATTTTGGAAGAGAATGCGGAGAAACGCCTTCCTATCGAAGAAGAAAATGTCATCATAGAAGAGCACCTTCCTCTCGTTAGGTTGCATGAAGGAATCCTGCATCTATTCGATTCAAAGCCTGTTTTTATCTTCCCTAAATACCAGGAATCCAAAGAGAGAGCCTTCGGGATGAAAAGGGAATATGAGACTTTGTTCGAAAAGAAGAAAGACGAGTCTTTGTGTTTGGAGCCGAAGGAACTACTTTCTTTTGACGAGGAGTGGTCCTTGCTTACGGAAGAAAATTACCCTTCCGTTCATTTTCATCTTTTACCTGAAAAAGAAAACAATATCCCCGTTTTTCCTTTGAGTGAGTCCAGAAGTTTCAGAGGAAAGATCAGAGAAGCAAAAGAATATTTTGATGAGATTCTTGCAAGCGATGACCAAGCAAAGATTTTAATCACTTCCTCTTTCGCAGCTCAACTCAGCCGATTGCAAGGGTTATTTCCCGATGACAAAATCACAACTCTCAATCCCGAATCAGATGAACCAAAACAAATAGATATTTTTTCCAAGAAACCCGGGCTGTATCTTGCCATTTCCGATTTGAGAAAAGGATTTTCCGTTGCCGACGAACATTTGTTCGTATTTACAGACAACGATCTCTTCGGCCGTCAATACAAAAGAAAGACAAGATATAAAAAACAAGCTTCGCAGATGATCGAATCTTTCATTGATTTGAAAGAGGGTGATTACGTAGTACACGTAAATCATGGTGTGGGGCGATTCGTAAAAATCGAACGTACAAAAGCGGATGGAAAAGAAAGGGATTTTCTAAAATTAGAATATTCGGGACAAGATACATTATTTGTTCCTTTGGACCAAATTTCTCTTGTTCAAAAGTACATCGGAGGAACCGATTCTCCGAGACTTGATACTCTTGGCAAAAACTCCTGGAAGAAAGCAAAGGAAAGAGTACAGGAATCGGTAGATAAATTAGCCGAAGATCTGGTCCTTATGTATTCCAATCGGATGAAGCTGAACGGATTTTCCTTTCCTCCCGATACGATTTGGCAGGAAGAGTTTGAAGCGGCATTTGAATTTGAAGAAACTCCCGATCAGATCTCGGCGATCGAATCCGTCAAACAGGACTTAGAGTCCAGTAGGCCCATGGACAGGTTGGTATGCGGGGACGTGGGTTACGGAAAAACAGAAGTAGCGATTCGCGCTGCTTTTAAAGTGATTATGGCGGGGAAACAAGTGATGTTACTCACTCCTACCACGATCCTGGCATTGCAACATTTCAATACATTCAAACTAAGATACGAAAATTATCCCATAAAACTAGGATTTATTTCCAGGTTCCGTTCTCCTTCCGAAATCAAAGAGGACTTGCGTCTGTTTGGTGAAGGAAAAATCGACATGCTCATAGGTACCCATGCGATTCTTTCTTCCAAAGTAAAACCGAAAAATTTGGGATTGCTTGTAATCGACGAAGAACAGAAGTTCGGTGTTAATCATAAGGAAGCGATTAAAAAATTCAAACAACTTGTAGATGTTTTGACTCTGACTGCGACTCCGATTCCCCGCACTCTTCATATGGCACTCACGGGGATTAGAGAGTTATCCATTATTTCCACTCCGCCTAAAAACAGACAAAGTGTCGAAACCTATGTTTTGGAAGAAGACGATGTTCTGATCCAGGAAGCGATCCGCAAGGAAATGGAACGAGGTGGTCAGATTTTTTATCTCTACAATCGAGTGGAATCGATTGAAGAAGAAGCAAATTATGTACGCTCTCTGGTTCCCGAAGCAGCAGTGGGAATTTTACATGGCCAGCTAACAGAAGATGAGATCGAAGAAACTCTGGTCGATTTCTATCATAGAAAATATGATATTTTAGTCACTACTACGATCATAGAATCCGGAATCGATATGCCGAATGTAAATACACTGATCGTAAAGAAGGCGGATATGTTCGGTTTGTCCCAGCTCTACCAAATCCGGGGAAGAGTGGGTAGATCCGATCGCAAAGCATTCGCTTATTTATTTTACCCTTCTAAAAAGCTGATCACTGAGCTTGCTGAAAAAAGATTGAACACTATCTTTGAATACCAGGAGCTTGGATCGGGATTTAAGGTTGCCATGCGGGACTTGGAAATAAGGGGCGCGGGGAATTTGCTCGGGAAAGAACAATCCGGCGATATCATGGAAGTCGGATTCGACCTTTATGTGAGAATGTTGGAAGAAGCGATTTCCAGAGTCAAAGGCGAAGAAGTTCATGTGGAAGTGCGAACGGCTGTTAATCTTTCTACCAATTTTTATCTTCCCGACGAATTCATTCCGGATACAAAACAAAAGATCGAATTTTACAAACGATTTGAAGGCGCGGGTAATCTGGATGAAATAGAAGAGTTGTCTCTTGAGATGGAAGACCGTTTCGGAGAACTTCCTACGATTGCCAATACGTTTGTGGAATTGGAAAAGATCCGGACTCTTTCGTCCACTCTCGGCTTTGAATCCGTTTCGGAAAAAGGAGAGGAAGTCCGATTCAAATGCGGAACTTATTTCAGAGGCAACCCGGATAAGATCATTCAGGCATTGGGAAAGTTTCCCGGACTACTCATTCACCCGCAAGAGCCGTCCATTCTACGTTATTCGCCGAACGAAAAGGACGATCTGAAAAAGATCAAAAAGCTATTGTCTTTACTCATCTTTCTTTCTCTGGACCAACCTCCTGTAGTAAAAAAGTGA
- a CDS encoding lipoprotein LipL31 → MAKKILILSILSFSSFLLVNCGDTSPVIETLDGYKITVKDFEAAYDTALDSISRLQNIEKKTLLEFIEKDISEVPGQFQDLNYQLQKKNFYQTYRQMIMTKLVAEKKGYFSRPDVQEVLKQVEMQTIAQMYVSEQVEKKIQISDDQAKAECERMRNTDKNIASLTIDKCLSFAKAQMKQVQTREQLPLVVERIKEEITIKRNEKFDLDAYLAPKRKAIEPNPSTTVEKK, encoded by the coding sequence ATGGCAAAAAAAATTCTAATCCTTTCTATCCTTAGCTTTTCCAGCTTTCTTTTAGTCAATTGCGGGGACACAAGCCCTGTCATTGAAACCTTAGACGGTTATAAAATCACTGTTAAAGATTTCGAAGCTGCTTACGATACCGCTTTGGATTCTATCAGCAGATTGCAAAATATTGAAAAAAAGACATTACTTGAGTTCATTGAAAAAGACATTTCCGAAGTGCCTGGTCAGTTCCAAGATTTGAACTACCAATTGCAAAAGAAAAACTTTTACCAAACTTACAGACAGATGATCATGACAAAACTTGTTGCGGAGAAAAAAGGTTATTTCTCTCGCCCCGATGTACAAGAGGTTTTAAAACAAGTTGAAATGCAAACTATCGCGCAAATGTACGTTTCGGAGCAGGTTGAGAAAAAAATTCAAATCTCCGATGACCAAGCAAAAGCGGAATGCGAAAGAATGCGCAATACGGACAAAAACATTGCTTCTTTAACAATTGATAAATGTTTATCTTTTGCAAAAGCTCAAATGAAACAAGTTCAAACGAGAGAGCAACTTCCTTTGGTAGTGGAACGTATCAAAGAAGAAATTACAATCAAACGAAATGAGAAATTCGATTTGGATGCGTATCTTGCTCCTAAAAGAAAAGCAATTGAACCGAACCCTTCTACAACAGTAGAAAAAAAGTAA
- a CDS encoding undecaprenyl-diphosphate phosphatase translates to MDNTLNAFLRGLIEAATEFLPVSSTGHLFLFSHFFPFTGLGDISESFEDLFDIFIQSGAILSVFYLYYKKLTAHAFESFQYLKGDKSKETGFLFYRNILFGILPILVFGFVFKSKLDQIKQSPYLLLILSLAWFIGGLVMIGVEIWRSRRENPQTAVSEEKHIGMKDAILIGVFQCFALIPGVSRSAATIITARFLGVSKKDSAEFSFFLALPVLTIAGLYKLYKHRAILNSETVGILLFGSIVSFLVCIVIIRLFLQFLRRRSFISFGIYRLILGLVVLIYFYKSAS, encoded by the coding sequence CTGGACAATACTCTTAACGCCTTTCTCCGTGGTTTGATCGAAGCCGCCACGGAGTTCCTTCCGGTTTCCTCTACAGGTCACCTTTTTCTATTCAGTCATTTTTTCCCTTTTACCGGGTTAGGGGATATCAGTGAATCTTTCGAAGATTTATTCGATATCTTCATCCAATCGGGAGCAATCCTTTCCGTATTTTATTTATATTATAAAAAACTAACGGCGCATGCTTTCGAATCCTTTCAGTATCTGAAAGGTGACAAATCGAAAGAGACGGGATTTTTGTTTTACCGAAATATACTCTTCGGTATTTTGCCAATCCTTGTTTTCGGCTTTGTGTTCAAATCCAAATTGGATCAGATCAAACAAAGTCCTTATCTTCTATTGATACTTTCTTTAGCATGGTTTATTGGCGGTTTGGTGATGATCGGTGTAGAAATTTGGAGATCCCGCCGCGAGAATCCGCAAACTGCAGTATCGGAAGAAAAACATATCGGAATGAAGGACGCGATTCTGATCGGCGTTTTTCAATGTTTTGCCTTGATTCCGGGAGTTTCCCGTTCTGCAGCAACCATCATAACCGCTAGATTTTTAGGAGTTTCCAAAAAAGATTCCGCTGAATTTTCCTTTTTCCTCGCCTTGCCTGTGTTAACGATCGCCGGTTTGTACAAACTCTATAAACACAGAGCGATTTTGAATTCGGAAACAGTAGGAATTTTACTCTTCGGAAGCATCGTATCTTTTCTGGTTTGTATCGTAATCATCCGTTTGTTCTTACAATTCTTACGAAGACGAAGTTTTATTTCCTTCGGGATTTACCGACTGATCCTCGGACTTGTTGTGCTGATTTATTTTTATAAATCGGCTTCTTAA
- a CDS encoding SpoIIE family protein phosphatase, producing MKSSLFSLLLIFLLTLAELTAETAIPLQIENLDSPVSLDSEAGSESPWLAKEGALSQEEIQGINFSDFKRETWKPVRVPGNILKDVPEMNQKKTVSLLKWIRLPKDAKGNLAIRLGVINDRDRIYVNGNFLGGSGKWDSEDPQCYDKIRLYSIPDKFLNYGKENSILMIIQPYFDYTVGVEQDRTEIGLADKLFKDYYREEYTKLLFLMIYLTVGGYFLFLFVRRRRESENFFFGLFSIGLVVYNLLRNQIKYEFGISFLPMKQVEYIILVTLIPLMFHFIRKLFDYKYKLFYKILDALELGFIISFLFTSDIEYYNFMTTNVIQPTWLLYVIVIFYFLIRKIREKDRKAYYILAGLIIIILATVLDILSTRGTIIFPRILGYFFLAFIISLATILANSFVKLNEEVEDLNKNLEKKVEERTNALNQTLKQVNELKDQQDGDYFLTSLLINPLARNDNKSQNILTEFYTKQKKKFEFRGKKHEIGGDICISSNLELSSKRYTVFVNADAMGKSIQGAGGALVLGVVFHAVLARSQTTNNQSKSPETWLKELFLELQTVFESFDGSMLLSLALGLIEENTGFLYYINAEHPWTILYRDEKASFIEEELWIRKLGIPKNDDSFFIQTLQLYPGDVLICGSDGRDDLALPTSSLENRIINEDETLILGSIEKSKADLQMIVQDLSDYGEFTDDLTLLKVTYLGPEQTKSEIPEHLQTTWEDAKTKAKSEKIKEASVLLESIVREIPEQESILSLLGQVYYKLKIWEDATNYLEKAIALRPDKEDLILLLSIAFRKKGDFNRAIDWGEKLFLRNPWNTKNTIHLTNLYWKSGNKKRGVAVLKKAMLNDKDNETYLELYDKLEN from the coding sequence ATGAAATCTTCTCTATTTTCGCTTTTACTCATCTTTCTTCTAACTCTTGCGGAACTTACCGCTGAGACTGCTATTCCCCTCCAGATTGAGAATCTGGATTCTCCTGTCAGCTTAGATTCTGAGGCAGGTTCGGAATCCCCCTGGCTCGCCAAAGAAGGAGCCCTCTCTCAGGAAGAAATCCAAGGCATAAACTTTTCGGATTTTAAAAGGGAGACCTGGAAACCGGTCCGGGTTCCGGGAAATATCCTGAAAGATGTTCCCGAAATGAACCAAAAAAAGACAGTCTCTCTCTTAAAATGGATCCGTCTTCCCAAAGACGCAAAAGGAAATCTGGCAATCCGCTTGGGAGTGATCAATGATAGAGATAGAATTTATGTGAACGGCAACTTTCTAGGAGGAAGCGGAAAATGGGATTCGGAAGATCCCCAATGTTATGACAAAATCAGACTGTATTCCATTCCTGATAAATTTTTAAATTACGGAAAAGAAAATTCGATACTGATGATCATTCAACCTTACTTTGATTATACGGTAGGAGTAGAACAGGACAGAACCGAAATCGGCCTTGCCGATAAACTTTTCAAAGACTACTATCGGGAAGAATACACAAAGCTGTTGTTTCTTATGATTTACCTGACGGTCGGAGGTTACTTTTTATTTTTATTCGTTCGCAGAAGAAGGGAATCGGAAAACTTTTTCTTCGGACTTTTTTCAATCGGACTCGTAGTTTATAATCTGCTTCGAAACCAAATCAAATATGAATTCGGTATCAGTTTTCTGCCCATGAAACAGGTGGAATACATTATTTTAGTGACACTCATTCCTTTGATGTTTCATTTTATCCGGAAATTATTCGATTACAAATACAAACTTTTTTATAAGATTCTGGATGCTCTTGAGCTCGGATTCATCATATCGTTTTTATTCACTTCCGATATAGAGTATTATAACTTTATGACGACTAATGTGATTCAACCGACCTGGTTGCTTTATGTGATCGTTATCTTTTATTTTTTGATAAGAAAAATAAGGGAAAAAGATAGAAAGGCTTATTACATACTTGCCGGACTTATCATTATCATTCTGGCGACGGTTCTGGATATACTTTCGACCCGTGGAACGATTATCTTCCCTCGGATTTTAGGTTACTTCTTTCTGGCATTTATCATAAGTTTGGCGACAATTCTCGCAAACTCGTTTGTAAAACTGAACGAAGAAGTGGAAGATCTCAACAAAAATCTTGAGAAAAAAGTTGAAGAACGTACAAATGCACTCAATCAGACATTGAAGCAAGTCAACGAATTGAAAGATCAACAGGACGGGGACTATTTTTTAACTTCACTGCTGATCAATCCCCTTGCCCGTAACGATAATAAAAGCCAGAATATTCTGACCGAATTTTATACCAAACAAAAGAAAAAATTCGAATTCAGAGGCAAAAAACACGAGATAGGCGGAGATATTTGTATTTCCTCGAATTTGGAACTATCTTCCAAACGTTATACAGTATTCGTAAACGCGGATGCAATGGGAAAATCAATACAAGGGGCCGGAGGGGCCTTGGTCCTTGGAGTCGTATTTCACGCAGTCCTTGCACGCTCTCAAACTACGAATAATCAATCAAAGTCTCCCGAAACATGGTTGAAAGAACTATTTCTCGAACTTCAAACCGTATTCGAAAGTTTTGACGGCTCCATGTTGCTTTCCTTAGCGCTAGGATTGATTGAAGAAAACACTGGATTTCTTTATTATATAAATGCGGAACACCCGTGGACGATTCTTTACAGAGATGAAAAAGCGTCTTTTATCGAAGAGGAATTGTGGATTCGAAAACTGGGAATTCCGAAAAACGATGATAGTTTCTTCATCCAAACTTTGCAACTTTATCCGGGTGATGTTCTTATTTGCGGATCGGACGGACGGGATGATTTGGCACTACCTACAAGTAGTTTGGAAAATAGGATCATCAATGAAGATGAAACATTAATCCTTGGCTCCATAGAAAAGTCGAAAGCGGATTTACAGATGATCGTTCAGGATCTATCCGATTACGGAGAATTCACCGATGATTTAACATTGCTTAAAGTTACTTATTTGGGTCCGGAACAAACCAAATCGGAAATTCCTGAACATTTGCAAACAACCTGGGAAGATGCTAAAACAAAGGCGAAATCCGAAAAAATCAAAGAAGCAAGTGTTTTACTGGAATCCATTGTCAGGGAAATTCCGGAACAGGAATCGATACTTTCCCTACTCGGACAAGTCTATTATAAATTGAAAATCTGGGAAGATGCTACAAATTATTTGGAAAAGGCGATCGCACTTCGACCGGACAAAGAGGATTTGATTTTACTACTCTCCATTGCTTTTAGAAAGAAAGGAGATTTCAACCGTGCGATCGATTGGGGAGAAAAACTCTTTCTCAGAAATCCCTGGAATACCAAAAATACGATCCATCTTACAAATCTTTATTGGAAGTCCGGAAACAAAAAAAGAGGCGTAGCCGTTCTAAAGAAAGCGATGTTAAACGACAAAGACAATGAAACCTATCTGGAATTGTACGACAAACTGGAGAATTGA
- a CDS encoding class I SAM-dependent rRNA methyltransferase, translating into MSIRLKKDKEKAALNFHPWVFSGAIESIPKDIFSGQTVRVESFSGSFLGWGHYDPKSQIRIRLFSFTEALTDVSPGFWKDRFEAIFQRKKDLIDPKKTNAFRFLNSEGDGCPGFIVDCYATTAVILFRTPGARLHKQTLFSFLEEKGFDTILEKREKSDHSDEMISEYWKGNAKTSGFLENGFKFIADLEAGQKTGFFLDQKENRFLLGEHSEGKTVLNTFGYSGAFSVYALSNAARQVHTLDISKSAIELCEKNLSLNFDSAVLKKHKSIVADSFEYLKTMDSDLYDLIVLDPPAFTKSAATVPKATRGYKEINLKAISKIKKGGLIFTFSCSQHISPDLFQKIIFGAAKDAKRNVKVLYKMTQSPDHGFSIYHPEGEYLKGLVIQVD; encoded by the coding sequence ATGTCGATTCGACTTAAAAAAGATAAAGAAAAAGCAGCTCTCAATTTTCACCCCTGGGTATTTTCCGGGGCGATTGAATCCATTCCTAAGGATATTTTCTCCGGGCAAACTGTACGCGTAGAGTCGTTTTCGGGAAGTTTTTTAGGTTGGGGGCATTACGACCCAAAAAGTCAAATCAGGATTCGGCTTTTTTCTTTTACGGAAGCACTTACGGATGTTTCCCCTGGGTTTTGGAAAGATCGGTTTGAGGCTATTTTCCAGAGAAAAAAAGATCTGATCGATCCCAAAAAGACAAATGCATTTCGTTTTTTAAATTCCGAAGGGGATGGATGCCCGGGATTTATTGTGGATTGTTATGCGACGACTGCCGTAATTCTATTTCGCACACCGGGAGCCAGACTTCATAAACAGACTTTGTTTTCTTTTTTGGAAGAAAAAGGTTTTGATACCATTTTGGAAAAAAGGGAAAAATCGGATCATTCCGATGAGATGATTTCCGAATATTGGAAAGGGAATGCCAAAACTTCCGGGTTTTTGGAGAACGGGTTTAAATTTATCGCAGACTTGGAAGCAGGTCAAAAGACTGGATTTTTTCTGGACCAAAAGGAAAACAGATTCTTGTTAGGTGAACATTCCGAAGGCAAAACGGTTTTAAATACATTCGGTTATTCGGGAGCCTTTAGTGTTTATGCATTGTCAAATGCGGCAAGACAGGTTCATACTTTGGACATTTCCAAATCGGCGATTGAGTTGTGTGAGAAAAATCTAAGTCTGAATTTCGATTCGGCAGTTTTGAAAAAACACAAAAGTATAGTGGCGGATAGTTTCGAATATCTGAAGACGATGGATTCGGATCTATATGACTTGATTGTCCTCGATCCTCCCGCGTTTACCAAATCGGCGGCAACCGTTCCCAAAGCAACCAGAGGATATAAGGAGATCAATTTGAAAGCGATTTCCAAAATCAAGAAGGGAGGGCTTATATTTACATTTTCCTGCTCCCAACATATATCCCCCGATTTATTTCAAAAGATTATTTTCGGTGCGGCAAAAGACGCAAAACGGAATGTAAAAGTTTTATATAAAATGACCCAAAGCCCGGATCACGGATTTTCCATCTATCATCCGGAAGGGGAATACCTTAAAGGTCTTGTGATTCAAGTTGATTAA
- a CDS encoding MBOAT family O-acyltransferase: MKFTSLSFLAFFLIVYIVNWSVKGSFRLVFLFLVSILFYAAWSLPFAFHFLALVLFNHLCNQRVQKDPNSKFFHLLLFVNLSNLFFFKYFYFFWDSLLYITGSQFFQPEHIQDFLHSQFGFESITLPLAISFYSFQMIAYAVDVKRGDAKENPDFLRFGLFIFFFPQLVAGPIVRHGEFFYQLEKWTANKHQLLEGVYLVFLGLLKKVVIADNLSPIIEPIFSNPNGFDQLTNWLAMFGYAARVFCDFSGYTDLARGLGKLLGIDLPENFKAPFLSVSNRELWARWHMTLSSWIKDYIYVPLGGSRVSEIRQYFNLIVTFSAAGIWHGANVTFFMWGFLHGISLSIERKWETYRKSKGIDTKKPLPTYRKVLGVFYAFSLFAITIAFFNGPDMPRSLQLLSNAFFGHSGERIVKTEFVLYSLVVTFLFNYLQTKESFPRANWSTAKSLGFLVVFGFFSLVLLGYLAPGGTEFIYFQF, from the coding sequence ATGAAATTCACATCGCTCAGTTTTCTTGCCTTTTTTCTAATTGTGTACATCGTAAATTGGTCCGTTAAAGGAAGTTTTCGATTGGTATTTTTGTTTTTAGTATCCATACTGTTTTACGCGGCGTGGTCACTCCCTTTCGCATTTCATTTTTTAGCATTGGTGTTGTTCAATCATCTATGCAACCAAAGAGTGCAAAAAGATCCGAACTCGAAATTTTTTCATCTTCTCTTATTTGTAAATTTAAGTAATCTATTCTTCTTCAAATACTTTTACTTTTTCTGGGACAGTCTTTTGTACATTACAGGCTCCCAGTTCTTTCAACCGGAACACATTCAGGATTTTTTACATAGCCAGTTCGGATTTGAGTCGATCACATTACCTTTGGCAATCAGCTTCTATAGTTTCCAAATGATTGCCTATGCTGTTGATGTGAAACGGGGGGATGCAAAAGAAAACCCTGACTTTCTCCGCTTCGGGTTATTCATTTTCTTTTTTCCTCAATTGGTAGCGGGTCCCATTGTTCGCCACGGAGAGTTCTTTTATCAATTGGAAAAATGGACTGCGAACAAACACCAGCTTTTGGAAGGGGTGTATTTGGTATTTCTCGGTCTTCTTAAAAAAGTAGTCATTGCAGATAATCTATCTCCTATCATCGAACCGATTTTTTCCAATCCGAACGGATTCGACCAATTGACAAATTGGTTGGCTATGTTCGGTTATGCGGCGAGAGTGTTCTGTGATTTTTCCGGATATACCGATCTAGCCCGAGGACTCGGTAAATTACTCGGAATCGATTTGCCTGAAAATTTCAAAGCTCCTTTTCTCTCGGTTTCCAATAGGGAGCTTTGGGCGAGATGGCATATGACTCTTTCCTCCTGGATCAAGGATTATATCTACGTGCCGTTAGGTGGCTCCAGGGTTTCCGAAATCAGACAATATTTCAACCTCATCGTCACTTTTTCCGCTGCAGGGATCTGGCACGGAGCAAACGTTACTTTTTTTATGTGGGGGTTTCTACACGGAATTTCCCTCAGTATAGAAAGAAAATGGGAAACGTACCGAAAATCGAAAGGAATCGATACCAAAAAACCTTTGCCAACCTATAGAAAGGTTTTAGGTGTTTTTTATGCATTTTCACTTTTCGCCATCACGATTGCATTTTTCAACGGACCCGATATGCCCAGGTCTTTACAGCTTTTAAGCAATGCTTTCTTCGGTCATTCCGGAGAAAGGATAGTGAAAACCGAATTCGTATTGTATTCGTTAGTAGTTACATTTCTTTTTAACTATCTTCAAACCAAAGAAAGTTTTCCCCGTGCTAACTGGTCTACTGCCAAGAGTCTTGGTTTTCTAGTAGTATTCGGATTTTTCTCTTTGGTTTTGCTCGGTTATCTCGCTCCCGGAGGAACGGAATTTATTTACTTTCAATTCTGA